The following are from one region of the Staphylococcus argenteus genome:
- the rpsF gene encoding 30S ribosomal protein S6: protein MRTYEVMYIVRPNIEEDAKKALVERFNGILATEGAEVLEAKDWGKRRLAYEINDFKDGFYNIVRVKSDNNKATDEFQRLAKINDDIIRYMVIREDEDK from the coding sequence ATGAGAACATATGAAGTTATGTACATCGTACGCCCAAACATTGAGGAAGATGCTAAAAAAGCGTTAGTTGAACGTTTCAACGGTATCTTAGCTACTGAAGGTGCAGAAGTTTTAGAAGCAAAAGACTGGGGTAAACGTCGCCTAGCTTACGAAATCAATGATTTCAAAGATGGCTTCTACAACATCGTACGTGTTAAATCTGATAACAACAAAGCTACTGACGAATTCCAACGTCTAGCTAAAATCAATGACGATATCATTCGTTACATGGTTATTCGTGAAGACGAAGACAAGTAA
- a CDS encoding GlsB/YeaQ/YmgE family stress response membrane protein yields MFGFIGMLIVGGLIGWAAGGIMGKDIPGGILGNIIAGIIGSWLGGTLLGQWGPEIGRIYILPALIGSIILIAIVTLILRAMRK; encoded by the coding sequence ATGTTTGGATTTATTGGAATGTTAATTGTCGGTGGCTTAATTGGATGGGCTGCTGGTGGCATTATGGGTAAAGATATCCCAGGAGGTATTTTAGGTAATATTATCGCAGGTATTATTGGATCATGGTTAGGTGGAACATTATTAGGACAATGGGGTCCTGAAATAGGTAGAATTTACATCTTACCAGCATTAATTGGTTCAATTATTTTAATCGCAATCGTAACTTTAATTTTAAGAGCTATGCGTAAATAA
- a CDS encoding mechanosensitive ion channel family protein, with the protein MDQVMSIISSLFEPLTKIETYESVATKLAMIIIYIIVALIVIKILDKMIEQGFKIQNKSKKSNKKRSKTLISLVQNVVKYIVWFIVITTILSKFGISVEGVIASAGVVGLAVGFGAQTIVKDVITGFFIIFESQFDVGDYVKINNGGTTVAEGTVKSIGLRSTRINTISGELTILPNSSMGEITNYSITNGTAIVKIPVSVDENIDNVEKKLNKLFTSLRSKYYLFVSDPVVIGIDAFEDTRVILRVSAETIPGEGFSGARIIRKEVQKMFLQEGIKTPQPIMTAYNHSENGV; encoded by the coding sequence ATGGATCAAGTTATGAGTATTATTTCATCACTATTCGAACCATTAACTAAAATTGAAACATATGAAAGTGTCGCTACTAAATTAGCGATGATAATTATATATATTATCGTTGCATTAATCGTAATTAAAATACTTGATAAAATGATTGAACAGGGATTTAAAATACAAAATAAAAGTAAAAAGAGTAATAAAAAGCGCTCTAAAACTTTAATATCACTTGTTCAAAATGTAGTGAAGTATATCGTTTGGTTTATTGTTATTACGACGATTTTAAGTAAATTTGGTATTAGTGTTGAAGGTGTTATTGCAAGTGCTGGTGTCGTAGGTTTAGCAGTAGGTTTTGGTGCTCAAACCATTGTTAAAGACGTTATTACTGGATTTTTTATTATATTTGAAAGCCAATTCGATGTAGGTGATTATGTTAAAATAAACAATGGTGGTACGACTGTGGCAGAGGGAACGGTTAAATCAATAGGACTTCGTTCAACACGAATCAATACAATTTCGGGAGAATTAACAATTTTACCAAATAGTAGTATGGGAGAAATAACGAACTACTCAATTACAAATGGTACAGCTATCGTTAAAATTCCCGTGTCTGTCGATGAAAATATTGATAATGTTGAGAAGAAATTAAATAAATTATTTACATCACTGAGAAGTAAATACTATTTATTTGTAAGTGATCCTGTTGTGATTGGTATTGATGCCTTTGAAGATACTAGAGTAATATTAAGAGTTTCAGCAGAAACAATACCGGGTGAAGGGTTCTCCGGTGCTCGTATTATTCGTAAAGAAGTACAAAAAATGTTTTTACAAGAAGGTATTAAAACACCTCAACCAATTATGACTGCTTATAATCATAGTGAAAACGGTGTTTAG
- the ahpF gene encoding alkyl hydroperoxide reductase subunit F, giving the protein MLNADLKQQLKQLLELMEGNVEFVASLGSDDKSKELKDLLTEITEMSPRLSLSEKSLKRTPSFEVNRPGEETGVTFAGIPLGHEFNSLVLAILQVSGRAPKEKQSIIDQIKNLEGSFHFETFISLTCQKCPDVVQALNLMSVINPNITHSMIDGAVFREESENIMAVPAVFLNGEEFGNGRMTIQDILSKLGSTADASEFENKEPYDVLIVGGGPASGSAAIYTARKGLRTGIVADRIGGQVNDTAGIENFITVKETTGSEFSSNLAAHIEQYDIDAMTGIRATDIEKTDEAIKVTLENGAVLESKTVIIATGAGWRKLNIPGEEQLINKGVAFCPHCDGPLFENKDVAVIGGGNSGVEAAIDLAGIVNHVTLFEFAGELKADNVLQDRLRSLSNVDIKTNAKTTEVVGEDHVTGIRYEDMSTGEEHLLNLDGIFVQIGLLPNTSWLKDAVELNERGEIVIDRNNNTNVPGIFAAGDVTDQKNKQIIISMGAGANAALNAFDYIIRN; this is encoded by the coding sequence ATGCTTAATGCTGATTTAAAACAACAACTTAAACAACTATTAGAACTAATGGAGGGCAACGTTGAATTCGTTGCCAGCCTTGGTTCAGATGACAAATCCAAAGAACTTAAAGATTTATTAACAGAAATAACTGAAATGTCACCTAGACTATCACTTTCTGAAAAATCTTTAAAACGCACACCAAGTTTCGAAGTCAATCGTCCTGGCGAAGAAACAGGTGTAACATTTGCAGGTATTCCATTGGGTCATGAATTTAACTCACTTGTTTTAGCAATTTTACAAGTTAGCGGTCGTGCACCTAAAGAAAAACAATCTATTATTGATCAAATTAAAAACTTAGAAGGTTCATTCCATTTCGAAACTTTCATCAGTTTAACGTGTCAAAAATGTCCTGATGTCGTTCAAGCACTTAACTTAATGAGTGTGATTAATCCGAACATCACGCATTCTATGATTGATGGTGCAGTGTTCCGTGAAGAATCTGAAAACATCATGGCAGTTCCTGCTGTCTTTTTAAATGGTGAAGAGTTTGGCAATGGTCGTATGACAATTCAAGATATACTTTCTAAATTAGGTAGTACAGCAGACGCATCTGAGTTTGAAAATAAAGAACCTTATGATGTCTTAATCGTTGGTGGTGGCCCGGCTAGTGGTAGTGCAGCCATTTACACAGCACGTAAAGGTTTACGTACTGGTATAGTTGCTGACCGCATTGGTGGTCAAGTAAATGATACTGCTGGTATCGAGAACTTCATTACTGTTAAAGAAACTACTGGCTCTGAATTTTCTTCTAACTTAGCAGCGCACATTGAACAATATGACATTGATGCAATGACAGGCATTCGTGCTACAGATATTGAAAAGACTGACGAAGCAATTAAAGTTACGTTAGAAAATGGTGCTGTATTAGAAAGTAAAACAGTCATTATTGCTACTGGTGCAGGATGGCGTAAGCTAAACATTCCAGGTGAAGAACAGTTGATTAATAAAGGTGTTGCATTCTGCCCGCACTGTGACGGACCTCTATTTGAAAATAAAGACGTAGCAGTAATCGGTGGCGGTAACTCTGGGGTTGAAGCAGCAATTGACCTTGCTGGTATCGTTAATCATGTTACATTATTCGAATTCGCTGGCGAATTGAAAGCTGATAACGTGTTACAAGATCGTTTACGTTCATTATCAAATGTTGACATCAAAACAAATGCCAAAACTACTGAAGTTGTTGGAGAAGACCATGTTACTGGTATACGTTACGAAGACATGAGTACTGGCGAAGAACATCTACTTAACTTAGATGGTATCTTTGTTCAAATTGGTTTACTTCCAAATACATCATGGTTAAAAGATGCTGTTGAATTAAACGAACGTGGTGAAATTGTTATTGATCGCAACAATAATACAAACGTTCCTGGTATATTTGCAGCTGGCGATGTCACAGATCAGAAGAACAAACAAATTATTATTTCAATGGGCGCAGGTGCAAATGCAGCATTAAATGCCTTTGACTATATTATCAGAAACTAA
- the rpsR gene encoding 30S ribosomal protein S18 has translation MAGGPRRGGRRRKKVCYFTANGITHIDYKDTELLKRFISERGKILPRRVTGTSAKYQRMLTTAIKRSRHMALLPYVKEEQ, from the coding sequence ATGGCAGGTGGACCAAGAAGAGGCGGACGTCGTCGTAAAAAAGTATGCTATTTCACAGCAAATGGTATTACACATATCGACTACAAAGACACTGAATTATTAAAACGTTTTATCTCAGAACGCGGTAAAATTTTACCACGTCGTGTAACTGGTACTTCAGCTAAATATCAACGTATGTTGACTACAGCTATCAAACGTTCTCGTCATATGGCATTATTACCATATGTTAAAGAAGAACAATAA
- a CDS encoding DUF951 domain-containing protein: MASKYGINDIVEMKKQHACGTNRFKIIRMGADIRIKCENCQRSIMIPRQTFDKKLKKIIESHDDTQR, translated from the coding sequence ATGGCGTCAAAATATGGAATAAATGATATAGTAGAAATGAAAAAACAACATGCGTGTGGAACAAACCGTTTTAAGATTATTAGAATGGGTGCAGACATAAGAATTAAATGTGAAAATTGTCAAAGAAGTATTATGATTCCACGTCAAACGTTTGATAAAAAACTTAAAAAAATCATCGAATCTCATGATGATACACAAAGATAG
- the ssb gene encoding single-stranded DNA-binding protein has product MLNRVVLVGRLTKDPEYRTTPSGVSVATFTLAVNRTFTNAQGEREADFINCVVFRRQADNVNNYLSKGSLAGVDGRLQSRNYENQEGRRVFVTEVVCDSVQFLEPKNAQQNGGQRQQNEFQDYGQGFGGQQSGQNNSYNNSSNTKQSDNPFANANGPIDISDDDLPF; this is encoded by the coding sequence ATGCTAAATAGAGTTGTATTAGTAGGTCGTTTAACGAAAGATCCGGAATACAGAACCACTCCCTCAGGTGTGAGTGTAGCGACATTCACTCTTGCAGTAAATCGTACATTCACGAATGCTCAAGGGGAGCGCGAAGCAGATTTTATTAACTGTGTTGTTTTTAGAAGACAAGCAGATAATGTAAATAACTACTTATCTAAAGGTAGTTTAGCTGGTGTAGATGGTCGCTTACAATCCCGTAATTATGAAAATCAAGAAGGTCGTCGTGTGTTTGTTACTGAAGTTGTGTGTGATAGCGTTCAATTCCTTGAACCTAAAAATGCACAACAAAATGGTGGCCAACGTCAACAAAATGAATTCCAAGATTACGGTCAAGGATTCGGTGGTCAACAATCAGGACAAAACAATTCGTATAATAACTCATCAAACACGAAACAATCTGATAATCCATTTGCAAATGCAAACGGACCGATTGATATAAGTGATGATGACTTACCATTCTAA
- a CDS encoding histidine phosphatase family protein, protein MTIYLVRHGESKSNYDNKHSRSYFCGQLDVPLTNTGKESADGLCQYFKEKNIAHVYVSDLLRTQQTFEHIFPYDIPSTTTPLLRERSLGVFEGEYKDDVSVNSKYEKYFNDPKFKDFRHSFSQKAPEGESYEDVYQRVSHFMNHVVSEDTEEDDIVIVAHQVVIRCLMVYFNKVSREEAVDLKVENCKPYIIE, encoded by the coding sequence ATGACGATTTATTTAGTTAGACATGGAGAATCGAAGTCGAATTATGATAATAAACATTCGCGATCGTATTTTTGTGGTCAATTAGATGTACCGTTAACGAATACTGGTAAAGAAAGTGCAGACGGTTTATGCCAGTATTTTAAAGAAAAAAATATAGCACATGTATATGTGTCGGACTTATTAAGGACACAACAAACATTTGAACATATTTTTCCATATGACATTCCATCTACGACAACACCTTTATTAAGAGAACGTTCATTAGGTGTATTCGAGGGTGAATATAAAGATGATGTCAGTGTTAATTCGAAATATGAAAAATATTTTAATGATCCTAAGTTTAAAGATTTTCGTCATAGTTTTTCTCAAAAAGCGCCTGAAGGAGAGAGTTATGAAGACGTATATCAACGTGTGTCCCATTTTATGAATCATGTTGTTAGTGAAGATACTGAAGAAGATGATATCGTCATTGTTGCACATCAAGTTGTCATTCGTTGTTTGATGGTTTATTTTAACAAAGTTTCAAGAGAAGAAGCTGTCGATTTAAAAGTAGAAAATTGCAAACCATATATCATTGAATAG
- a CDS encoding IS110 family RNA-guided transposase, whose amino-acid sequence MNYLGVDISKRSSAVAHYHNDQFQREFTIQNNKNGYNYLLKYLNNLDHLQIIFESTGIYSRGMTRFCRVNQINYIEMNPLEAKFRTSSLRSWKTDQADAHKLAQLAPTLKATETISMYGDIFFELRERARFHLEIENEQNRLKFEIVEQLHQTFPGLEKLFSSRYSIIALNIAERFTHPDMVRNMDIDTLISYIFNSTDKGLSMNKAENHAHQLVNIARESYPNVDRHSFLVEKARLLIRQLKQSIQHLKQLDEDMIQLAQQLDCFENIHSIPGIGKLSAAMIIGELGNITRFKSNKQLNAFVGIDIKRYQSGSTQSRDTINKRGNKKARRLLFWVVMNIIRGQHHYDNHVVDYYYKLRKQPHEKAHKTAVIACINRLLKTIHYLVMNQKLYDYQMSPH is encoded by the coding sequence ATCAATTACTTAGGTGTTGATATTAGTAAAAGAAGTAGTGCCGTAGCTCATTATCATAACGATCAATTTCAAAGAGAATTTACCATTCAAAATAATAAAAATGGTTATAATTATTTATTAAAGTATTTGAATAATTTAGACCACCTACAAATCATTTTTGAATCTACTGGTATTTATTCAAGAGGTATGACTCGATTTTGTCGCGTAAATCAAATTAATTATATTGAGATGAACCCGTTAGAAGCTAAATTCAGAACAAGTTCTTTAAGATCATGGAAAACCGATCAAGCTGATGCACATAAACTTGCGCAATTAGCACCTACTTTAAAAGCAACGGAAACCATATCTATGTATGGAGATATCTTCTTTGAGTTGCGAGAGCGTGCACGTTTTCATCTAGAAATTGAAAATGAACAAAATCGGCTTAAATTTGAAATTGTTGAACAGCTTCATCAAACTTTTCCTGGTTTAGAAAAATTATTTAGTAGTCGATACTCTATCATTGCACTTAACATCGCAGAACGATTTACTCATCCAGATATGGTGAGAAATATGGATATTGATACCCTTATTTCTTATATATTCAATTCGACTGATAAAGGTCTATCTATGAATAAAGCTGAAAATCACGCACACCAATTGGTTAACATTGCTCGGGAAAGCTATCCGAATGTCGATAGACATTCATTTCTTGTAGAAAAAGCACGGTTGTTAATTAGACAATTAAAACAATCTATACAACATCTTAAACAATTAGATGAAGACATGATTCAATTGGCGCAACAACTTGATTGTTTTGAAAATATTCATTCAATACCAGGCATTGGAAAACTATCTGCAGCTATGATTATTGGGGAACTTGGAAATATTACGCGATTTAAATCTAATAAACAATTAAATGCATTTGTAGGCATCGATATCAAACGATATCAATCAGGTAGTACGCAAAGTAGAGACACAATTAATAAGCGTGGCAATAAAAAAGCAAGAAGATTACTGTTTTGGGTGGTTATGAATATAATAAGAGGGCAGCATCATTATGACAATCATGTAGTCGATTATTACTATAAGCTAAGAAAACAGCCTCATGAGAAAGCTCACAAGACTGCCGTCATCGCTTGTATTAATCGTCTCTTAAAAACGATTCATTATTTAGTAATGAATCAAAAATTGTACGATTATCAAATGTCCCCACATTAG
- a CDS encoding YxeA family protein — MKAILKILTYIALIFIGAYAALFILKTIDSHGVTDQFNPLVKEDDSYVKTTAVSSRIDEHLRSYRQNAYNKTGEMTQLTYTATYDIKPNRYLKITHKGHHVEAFEEVEKKEVPSKILEKLSHS; from the coding sequence TTGAAAGCAATATTAAAAATACTTACATATATCGCTCTTATTTTTATTGGTGCTTATGCTGCATTATTTATTTTAAAAACGATAGATTCTCATGGTGTCACGGATCAATTTAACCCATTAGTAAAGGAAGATGATTCTTATGTTAAAACGACAGCGGTGTCTAGTAGGATTGATGAGCATCTTAGAAGTTATCGTCAAAATGCTTATAACAAAACAGGTGAGATGACACAGTTAACATATACTGCAACATATGATATAAAACCGAATAGATATTTGAAAATTACACATAAAGGTCATCATGTTGAAGCTTTTGAAGAAGTTGAAAAGAAAGAAGTACCTAGTAAAATATTGGAGAAATTGAGCCATTCATAG
- the selX gene encoding enterotoxin-like toxin X, which produces MFKKHHSKNSIVLKSILSLGIIYSGIFGINSKADASIQDSSSVHDKQFQKVEEVPNNSEKALVKKLYDRYSQNTINGKSNKSRNWVYSERPLNENQVRIHLEGTYTVAGRVYTPKRNITLNKEVVTLKELDHIVRFAHISYGLYMGEHLPKGNIVINTKDGGKYTLESHKELQKDRENVEINTADIKNVTFELVKSVNDIEQA; this is translated from the coding sequence ATGTTCAAAAAACATCATTCTAAAAATTCAATCGTATTAAAATCTATTCTTTCGCTAGGTATCATCTATTCGGGAATATTTGGAATAAATTCAAAAGCAGATGCATCGATACAGGATTCCTCAAGTGTACATGATAAACAATTCCAAAAAGTTGAAGAAGTACCAAATAATTCAGAAAAAGCTTTGGTTAAAAAACTGTACGATAGATACAGCCAAAATACAATAAACGGAAAATCTAATAAATCTAGGAATTGGGTTTATTCAGAGAGACCTTTAAATGAAAACCAAGTTCGTATACATTTAGAAGGGACTTACACAGTTGCTGGCAGAGTGTATACACCTAAGAGGAACATTACGCTTAATAAAGAAGTTGTCACTTTAAAAGAATTGGATCATATCGTAAGATTTGCTCATATTTCTTATGGCTTATATATGGGAGAGCATTTGCCTAAAGGTAACATCGTAATAAATACAAAAGATGGCGGTAAATATACATTAGAGTCGCATAAAGAGCTACAAAAAGATAGGGAAAATGTAGAAATTAATACTGCTGATATAAAAAATGTAACTTTCGAACTTGTGAAAAGTGTTAATGACATTGAACAAGCTTGA
- a CDS encoding PepSY domain-containing protein: protein MKLKSLAVLSMSAVMLTACGNNTPKDETKSTESNTNQDTNTTKDVIALKDVKTSPEEAVKKAEETYKGQKLKGISFENSNGEWAYKVTQQKSGEESEVLIADKNQKVINKKTEKEDTVNGNDNFKYSDAVDYKKAIKEGQKEFDGDIKEWSLEKDDGKLVYNIDLKKGNKKQEVTVDAKNGKVLKSEQDH, encoded by the coding sequence ATGAAATTAAAATCATTAGCAGTGTTATCAATGTCAGCGGTGATGCTTACAGCATGTGGCAATAATACTCCGAAAGATGAAACAAAATCGACAGAGTCAAATACTAATCAAGACACTAATACAACAAAAGACGTTATTGCATTAAAAGATGTTAAGACAAGCCCAGAGGAAGCTGTGAAAAAAGCAGAAGAAACATATAAAGGTCAAAAGTTGAAAGGAATTTCATTTGAAAATTCTAATGGTGAATGGGCTTATAAAGTGACACAACAAAAATCAGGTGAAGAATCAGAAGTACTGATTGCTGATAAAAACCAAAAAGTAATCAATAAAAAGACTGAAAAAGAAGATACAGTAAATGGAAATGATAACTTTAAATATAGTGATGCCGTAGATTACAAAAAAGCTATCAAAGAAGGACAAAAAGAATTTGATGGTGATATTAAAGAATGGTCACTTGAAAAAGATGATGGCAAACTTGTTTACAACATCGATTTGAAAAAAGGTAATAAAAAACAAGAAGTTACTGTTGATGCTAAAAACGGGAAAGTATTAAAGAGTGAACAAGATCACTAA
- the ychF gene encoding redox-regulated ATPase YchF, with amino-acid sequence MALTAGIVGLPNVGKSTLFNAITKAGALAANYPFATIDPNVGIVEVPDARLLKLEEMVQPKKTLPTTFEFTDIAGIVKGASKGEGLGNKFLSHIREVDAICQVVRAFDDDNVTHVAGRVDPIDDIEVINMELVLADLESVEKRLPRIEKLARQKDKTAEMEVRILNTIKEALENGKPARSIDFNEEDQKWVNQAQLLTSKKMLYIANVGEDEIGDDDNDKVKAIREYAAQEDSEVIVISAKIEEEIATLDDEDKEMFLEDLGIEEPGLDRLIRTTYELLGLSTYFTAGVQEVRAWTFKQGMTAPQCAGIIHTDFERGFIRAEVTSYDDYVQYGGESGAKEAGRQRLEGKEYIMQDGDIVHFRFNV; translated from the coding sequence ATGGCTTTAACAGCAGGTATCGTTGGATTGCCAAACGTTGGTAAATCAACATTATTTAATGCAATAACAAAAGCAGGCGCTTTAGCAGCGAACTATCCATTCGCTACGATTGACCCTAATGTAGGGATTGTAGAAGTGCCAGATGCTAGACTACTTAAATTAGAAGAAATGGTTCAACCTAAAAAGACACTGCCAACTACATTTGAATTTACTGATATCGCTGGTATTGTAAAAGGTGCTTCAAAGGGTGAAGGATTAGGCAATAAATTCTTATCACATATTAGAGAAGTAGATGCGATTTGTCAGGTTGTTCGTGCATTTGATGATGATAACGTAACTCATGTTGCTGGTCGAGTAGACCCTATTGATGATATTGAAGTTATTAATATGGAATTAGTACTTGCAGACTTAGAATCTGTTGAGAAACGCTTGCCTAGAATTGAAAAATTGGCACGTCAAAAAGATAAAACTGCTGAGATGGAAGTACGCATTTTAAACACAATTAAAGAAGCTTTAGAAAATGGAAAGCCTGCCCGCAGTATTGACTTTAATGAAGAAGATCAAAAATGGGTTAATCAAGCGCAACTACTGACTTCTAAAAAAATGCTTTATATCGCTAATGTTGGTGAAGATGAGATTGGTGATGACGATAATGACAAAGTAAAAGCGATTCGTGAATATGCAGCACAAGAAGATTCAGAAGTAATCGTTATTAGTGCGAAAATTGAAGAAGAAATTGCTACATTAGATGATGAAGATAAAGAAATGTTCTTAGAAGACTTAGGTATTGAAGAACCAGGATTAGATCGATTAATTAGAACAACTTATGAATTACTTGGATTATCAACATACTTTACTGCTGGTGTGCAAGAAGTTCGTGCTTGGACATTTAAACAAGGTATGACTGCACCTCAATGTGCTGGTATCATTCATACTGATTTCGAACGTGGATTTATCCGTGCAGAAGTAACAAGCTATGATGATTATGTACAATATGGTGGCGAAAGTGGTGCTAAAGAAGCGGGTAGACAACGATTAGAAGGTAAAGAATACATTATGCAAGATGGCGATATCGTTCATTTCAGATTTAATGTATAA
- a CDS encoding Abi family protein, whose protein sequence is MLNFDEQIAKLKQMNIFFNIIDTEKANEILRKNNYFFKLAYFRKNFEKKNGGYFIEFAYLSDLATIDMKLRYTMLHITLDIEHSLKCLVLKLITENNQEDGYKIIDEFLCIDKSYNNSNFDTNSRTPEEVMETKIKNKNEIFKHMNKRGQLPEKLNKYYQNPPAWVCIEFMQLGQFVSFLNFYYKKYNDEELRIANILMPLVKNIRNKSAHNQPIIANLNYDSRSPQYLFEKGNNIGISRNMFGIKNFIDTFATLELHNQVCSNAIIQARYHDLDQLQKRYKRNESYYNNALAIKRFFIALDKIIDFNRPKV, encoded by the coding sequence ATGCTCAATTTTGATGAGCAAATAGCGAAATTAAAACAGATGAATATATTTTTTAATATTATTGACACCGAAAAAGCAAATGAAATTCTTAGAAAAAATAATTACTTCTTCAAACTAGCTTATTTCCGAAAAAATTTCGAAAAAAAGAATGGTGGCTATTTCATAGAATTTGCTTATTTATCAGATTTAGCAACTATAGATATGAAATTAAGATACACAATGTTGCATATAACTTTAGATATTGAACATAGTTTAAAGTGTCTAGTCTTAAAACTAATAACAGAAAATAACCAAGAAGATGGTTATAAAATAATAGATGAGTTCTTATGTATTGATAAATCATATAACAATTCAAATTTTGACACAAATTCAAGAACACCAGAAGAAGTTATGGAAACCAAAATCAAAAATAAAAACGAAATATTCAAGCATATGAATAAAAGAGGGCAACTACCCGAGAAGTTGAATAAATACTATCAAAATCCACCCGCATGGGTTTGCATTGAATTCATGCAACTAGGTCAATTCGTTTCGTTTCTCAACTTCTATTACAAGAAGTACAATGACGAAGAATTGAGAATTGCTAATATTTTAATGCCTTTAGTTAAAAACATAAGAAACAAATCAGCTCATAACCAACCCATCATAGCAAATCTAAATTATGACAGTAGATCTCCTCAATATTTATTTGAAAAAGGGAATAATATAGGCATATCTAGAAACATGTTCGGAATAAAAAATTTCATAGATACTTTCGCTACGCTAGAATTACATAATCAAGTTTGTAGTAATGCAATTATCCAAGCAAGATATCACGATTTGGACCAACTTCAAAAGCGATATAAAAGAAACGAAAGCTATTATAATAATGCATTAGCTATCAAAAGATTTTTTATAGCTTTAGATAAAATTATTGACTTCAACAGACCAAAAGTATAA
- a CDS encoding NDxxF motif lipoprotein gives MKKRLLLSTFLASTLILTGCASDQSDNEDHHSSTGIHAPKSAKKLETKDIFNSDKKNSDISDAEMKQAIEKYLSVNSDILDNKYIMQHKLDKQIDSQTKVTEKQAETLSHLSNLAVKNDLHFKKFVTENNIPKEYKKPVGLIMNYFKALNSTIANVDEDIEKLNYQPQNKINVVDVPTKYAGDVNKKQQDKIKDFLKSKGINSDVIDK, from the coding sequence ATGAAAAAGAGATTACTACTAAGTACATTTTTAGCATCGACATTAATTCTTACAGGTTGCGCGTCCGATCAATCTGATAACGAAGATCATCATTCTAGTACTGGCATCCATGCACCTAAAAGTGCTAAAAAATTAGAAACAAAAGATATCTTTAACTCAGATAAGAAAAATAGTGATATTAGTGATGCAGAGATGAAGCAAGCTATAGAAAAGTATTTGTCTGTAAATAGCGATATACTTGATAACAAATATATTATGCAACACAAACTCGACAAACAAATTGACAGTCAAACAAAAGTAACTGAAAAACAAGCAGAAACATTAAGTCACTTGTCTAATTTAGCTGTTAAAAACGACTTACATTTCAAGAAATTTGTAACTGAAAACAATATTCCTAAAGAATATAAAAAGCCTGTCGGTTTAATTATGAATTATTTCAAAGCATTAAATAGCACTATCGCAAATGTTGATGAAGATATCGAGAAACTTAATTATCAGCCACAAAATAAAATCAATGTGGTCGACGTTCCAACAAAATATGCCGGTGATGTTAATAAAAAGCAACAAGATAAAATTAAAGATTTCTTAAAATCTAAAGGTATCAATAGCGATGTAATTGATAAGTAA
- a CDS encoding helix-turn-helix domain-containing protein, which translates to MNMHILYNLRTKHNLEIDELAQQLNEKYGTKYEAHQIWEWENHHHEPKFKDAMHLADFFDAPYEMFLESKVKEYQKHLEEVDIRMDK; encoded by the coding sequence ATGAATATGCATATTTTATATAACTTACGAACTAAACATAATTTAGAAATTGATGAATTAGCACAACAATTAAATGAAAAATATGGTACTAAATATGAAGCACATCAAATTTGGGAATGGGAGAATCATCACCATGAGCCTAAATTTAAAGATGCCATGCATTTAGCCGACTTTTTTGATGCACCATATGAAATGTTTTTAGAAAGTAAAGTTAAAGAATATCAGAAACATCTTGAAGAAGTCGATATTCGCATGGATAAATAA